Below is a window of Enterococcus gilvus ATCC BAA-350 DNA.
GGATCACGAATTGGAAAATGTTCACGTGGTGCAGTTAACGGGGAGCTTGGGTCCGAATCGAACGGTGATGGATGGCAACGAACTTGTTTTTCGTCTAGCACAAAAATTGAACGGGAGGCATGAGTTTTTTAATGCACCTGCGTTCGTTAACTCACGAAAACTCCAGGAAGAGCTATTGGCACAACCCCAAATTGATTTAAATATTTCACTTGGACGAAAGATTGATGTAGCATTCAGCGGAATTGGAAATATCGAGACAACACGTAATACATTGGTTTCTTCTGGAATTTTAGACAATCGCGATCTGAATGATCTGGTAGCTGAAGGCGCGGTTGGGACGATGATTGGCCGGGCTTTCGACATTGAAGGAAAAGAGATTCAATACCGCAATCAGTTTCCGATTTCAAGCGGTCTAGATTCATTACGCTTGGCCCCAATCAGTATTGGAGCTGTCTGCTCGAAGAAGCGGGCAACAGCGACGCTCGGTGCAATCAATGGCAAGTTGATTAATGTGCTTATCTGTGATGAAGAAGTAGGGTATGAGTTATTAAATAATTAAACAAAAAAGCTGTGCCGCTTGAAAATAGTTCAAGCGGCACAGCTTTTTTATTTAGTAACTATCTACTCGTTTTTGTGGCTGGGTCCAATCTGCGTTCTACCAGACCTAAGAGCCAGTCAGTCATGATGGCCATTAAAGCTGTCGGTAATGCACCAGCTAGGATGATGGCTGTTCCGTCTGTCGCATTTGTTCCCCGAATGATGATGTCCCCAAGTCCACCGGCACCAACGAATACACCGATTGCAGTGATCCCTATCGCAACAACTAATGCGTTACGGATACCTGCCATGATAACTGAGACAGATAGCGGCAGCTCGATCATATATAATCGTTGCCAATTCGTCATGCCCATTCCTGTTCCGACATCCAAGGCATTTCTATCCACCTGCCGCATTCCAGTGTAGGTGTTCTTGATGATCGGTAACAAGGAGTATAAGAAAACCGTTAAGATTACAACATTGACACCAAGTCCCATTCCAATCATTAAGACTGAGATCATGGCTAATGAGGGAATCGTTTGGATCACATTGGCCAAACGAATGACCCAGCTAGCCAGCTTCGTGTGGCGGGCGATGAAAATCCCTAGTGGAATTCCCACGATCGCAGCGAAGATCACACCATAGATCGAAATCAAGAAGTGGCGGACAAATTGAGCGAAAATGATGCTGCCGTTTGTTTGATAATATTGGATAAATTGTTGAAAGGTATTCAGATTTTCCATTACGCTCACTTCCCTTCGAAATAGTTATGTTCTTTTAGAAATTCTTCTGCCACAATTTGCGGTTCAACCAAATCATTATCTGCTTTATAATTTAATTTTTGCATTTCTTCAGTAGATATTTTTCCACCTAAGCGCTCCATCGCATCTTTGATTTTTGGATCGGATTTCAATAATTTATTCGATACGATCGGTGCTGCATCATAAGGAGGGAAGAAACGTAAATCATCTTCCAACATGACAAGATCATAGCTTGCGATTCGTCCATCCGTAGAATAGCCTAGTACGATATCCATTCTTTTGGCTGCTAATGCATCATAGACCAAGCTGACTTGCATAGGCAAGATCGAAGAAAATTCAAATCCATATGCTTGCTTGAATCCTTCATAGCCATCGCCTTTACGAGTGATCCACGAGGTATCCACACCTGCACTTAACTCACCCGCTACACGTTTCAAATCACTGACTTTTTTTAGATTATATTTCTCCGCAGTGTCTTTTCGAACTAAAAAGACATACGTATTGTCAAATCCATAAGAAGGGAACCAGGTTTGATCAAAACGCTTTTCAAATTCGTTGTGTACGATATCGAAGGCTTTCTTCGGATCTTTTTCAGCCGGTAATTGCAAAATCGAAGACAAATCCGTTCCTGTATAACGCGCGGCAGAAATCGAAGCGTCGTCTTTCAACATGGCCTGATGATTGATCATGTTTGTTGCCAAATTATTAATCACGGTGGTGTCCTTGTCTGTGTAATGTTCCACCATGCCTGCAACGATACTTCCTAATATTTGCATTTCAGAAGTGATCCCGCCCGTAACCGCGATCGTATCTTCGTTATCATTCGATGCCAATCCAGGAAAAGAGCAACTACTCAGAAAGAGCAGCGAGAGTCCGAGTAAAGCCAAGATTTTTAATTTTTTCATTCTTTACTCCTCCTCCTTTAGCGCTGCGGGTGTCATACGGTCTTCTAAGAGCCCCAACAATAAGTCGACGATTAGTGCCATCAAAATGACAGGAACCGTACCTGCAATGATTAGCGGAGGCTGGAAGTTGTTTAGACCACTGAAAATCAGGTCTCCCAGCCCGCCAGCTCCGATATATGAAGCAAGCGTCGCCCATGCAATAACATAGACAGCGGCCAAGCGAATTCCTGCCATGATCGTTGGAACCGCAATGGGGAGTTCCACAGTAAAGATCGACTGCAAGTTTGTCATCCCCATGCCCTTAGCGACATCGCGATAGTTGCTGTCGACGTTTTTCATCCCAATAAAGGTGTTACGCAAAATTGGCAATAACGAATAAATGAATAGCGCGATGATTGCGGGAAATTTTCCAACGCCAAAGATGGGAATCATCAGTGCTAGTAAAGCAAGTGATGGGACTGTTTGCAGGACGCTGGCAACACCGATCACAAAACTAGAGATTTTTGGTAAACGTGTCAACAAAATGCCCAAAGGAACGGCTACTAAAATACCGAGTCCTAGCGCAAGAGCGGAGATGTACAAGTGTTCCGCGCTTTTTGTCAGCATTTGACTTCCGTATTGATTGAAGAATGCTTGCATGATTACGCCTCCTCGCTTGTTATGCTTTCAGCCGCATCTCCGAAAGTTTCTTCTTCGCCCCATAGCACATCATAAATGATATCTACCAATGAGACTCTTGTAAGGATACCTACAAGGTGTTTCGCGTCGTCTACTACGGGCACATATTTTACGCCGCGTTTCAAAATACGCTGCAGGCTGTCTCGAACCAGCGCAGATTCTTTTACATAGAAGACATTCGGATTGATAATATCTCCGATACTAGAGGCTTTTCCACGACGTCGTTCCTGGTCGATGGTTTCAATATCAACAAAGCCTTTCAAAATGTTGTCTTCATCCACGATCAGCAATGTATCCACTCGTTTCTCACGCATCAAGCGAATCGCATTTTGCAGGCTCTTCTCAGGAGTAATAGAAACGGCAGTGTTCATCATGATCTCGCCAACAGTCGTTGTGTCGGGTTTTGCTTGAAGCAAGCGATCTTCTCCTAATAATTCTTCCACGAAATCATTCGCAGGATTTTGCAAAATATTTTCGGGTGTATCAAATTGGATCACTTTTCCGTCATCCATGATGGCAATACGACTCGATAATTTTAATGCTTCATCCATGTCATGTGTAACGAAAACGATAGTTTTTCCTAGACGCTCCTGTAAGTCTTTCACAAGGTCTTGCAGAGAGTCACGGGTAATTGGGTCCAAAGCACCGAAGGGTTCATCCATCAAAATGACATCTTGATCGGCAGCGAGCGCACGAACAACCCCGATCCGCTGTTGTTGTCCGCCAGATAACTCATGAGGATAACGGTCAAGCATATCCCGAGGCAATTCAACTAAATCGATCATTTTTTCTGCGGTTTTATTTTGCTCTTCTTTGTCTACCTTTAATAACCGTTGGACAAGTGTGATATTCTCACGGATCGTCATGTGGGGCATAAGCCCAATATTTTGGATCACGTACCCAATTTGGCGTCTCAACTCAACAGGGTTTTTCTTTTGAATGTCTTCACCGTTGATGGTAATGGTCCCTTTTGTTGGATCGATCATTCGATTGATCATTCGCATCGTCGTTGTTTTTCCGCTACCACTAGTACCAATCAAACAAATGAATTCACCTTTATCAAAAGAGAGGTTAACGTCTTCGACAGCTACTTTGTTTCCATTATATATCTTAGAAACATGGTCAAATTTAATCATTTTTTCGCTCCTTCTTCATGTTAAGGAAAAGGATTCCTTAATTATTTTCATAAAATATTTTTCTCAAACAGTATATAAAACTGACAATTTACCTGTACAAAAATGAACAGGTTTATAATTTTAGTATGCAATAAAGCATGATTAAAAACAAATAACTAGCTCATTTTTAGTCAGAACTAAGCGCTGTCACACGTTGTTTTTGATTATAAAATAACCTTTTCATAAAGATAGATGTCGGGATTATTTATTAGTTAAAGACGATAAATCGTAGAGATAAAAAACGTTTTTTTAAGTCGAGAAAACAATTTTGCATTTTCTGTTGATTGCTATCCGTTTTTTTGAGTCACAGAAGACAGCCTCGTACTTTTCAATGCCGATTTACCATGATAGAATAGCGGAGGAAAAGAGGAGAAGCTATGTTAACCACAGAAGATTTTGATTTTGAGTTGCCTGAAGAATTAATTGCCCAAACCCCTCTAGAAAAACGGGATAGTTCGCGATTATTGATCTTAGATCGTGAAACCGGCGATATTGAGGATAAACATTTTGATGAAATTATTGAAGAGCTGAACCCTGGAGATGCGTTGGTCATGAATGACACACGTGTACTGCCTGCTCGTTTATATGGAGAGAAACCTGAAACGGGGGGACACTTAGAAGTCTTGCTCTTAAACAATACGCAAGGGGATGAGTGGGAGACGTTGATCAAGCCTGCCCGTCGCGCAAAAGTAGGAACAGAGATCGTTTTTGGAGACGGCCGTTTACGTGCGGAGGTAAAAAAAGAGCTTGAACACGGAGGACGGATCGTGGAGTTTTCTTATGAAGGCATCTTTTTAGAGAACTTAGAATCACTGGGGGAAATGCCGTTACCTCCTTATATCAAAGAACGGTTAGAAGATCCTGAACGCTATCAAACCGTTTACGCTAAAGAGAACGGTTCTGCAGCGGCACCAACAGCAGGATTGCATTTTACACCAGAATTGTTAGAGAAAATTGCAGCAAAAGGAGTGAAGCTGGTTTATTTAACCTTACACGTAGGGTTAGGGACCTTCCGACCAGTCAGTGTAGACAATATTGCGGAACACCAGATGCACAGTGAATTTTATCGTCTGACGGAAGAAGCTGCTGTACAATTAAATGATGTGCGCGACAGCGGCGGAAAAATCATCGCAGTTGGGACGACATCGATTCGTACACTAGAAACAATTGGTACGAAATTCAATGGAGAGATCAAGGCGGACAGTGGGTGGACAGACATATTCATCACACCGGGGTATGAGTTTAAAATCGTCCAAGCCTTTTCAACGAACTTTCACTTGCCAAAATCGACATTGGTCATGCTAGTCAGTGCGTTTGCCGGTCGTGAAAAGACGTTGGCGGCTTATCACCATGCCATCGAAGAACGCTATCGCTTCTTCAGTTTTGGAGATGCGATGTTCGTGAAATAGAGGAAAAGAGAAGGCCAGCGATCTGTTCGCTGGTTTTTTTGCGTAAAAAAAAAGCCAGGCTCTCGACTGCCTGGCTCTTAGAATATCGGAAGGATTAGTTCATTCGAATTTTATATTACTTTTAATGATACATGCAAAGTATTACATGAATTTCTTGACTATAAACATAAATATTTGTTTTTACTACGTTTTCACTTTTATTCAGTTTTAAAGAAACTTTTTTTCTTACGTATCTTTTTTACTTGTGTGTTTGATGTACTACTCAACCTGTGATACGCATTCACTATTTATAAAGAAATACTTCACACGCATACTATTGACAACTTTTTCGGTGAATCTTGTATTACTAACAATTTTATTGTTTACTTTTTTCTACTTTCTTATCGAGAAATCCTTCGAATGATCTAAGTTCCTCCTTCCTTGTATCTATAATATAGCACACCCTATTTAAATTTGGAAGCGATTTCACTTAGTTATTTTGAATAATTTATTTTGTTACTTTTTGAGTAAATTTCAAGGTGTATACTTTGAATTCACTGACTTTTCTATGTTATAGTAATAATATAGGCGGTATTTTTATAACATAAGGAGGAATAGGATGGATCCATACAAAGAAAAAATAGAAACTGTAACTAATGAATATGATGCCAATTTAGAGAATGGCTTAAGTAGTTCAGAAGTTGAAGAAAAATTAAAAAATAACGGAAAAAATAAGTTTGAAGAAGCCCCGAAAGAATCTTTGGCAAAAAAATTCTTTCTTAGTTTGACTGATTTTACGACAATTATTTTATTAGTGGCGGCAGTGATTTCGCTCTATACAGCGATTGCTACTGACCACGGCGATTATTTTGAGAGTTTTCTGATTATTGCTATCGTAGTAATTAATTCTGTATTAGCCATTGTACAAGAAGGAAATGCGGAAAAGGCATTATCTGCTTTGCAAGACATGAACAAGCAAACCGCAAGTGTCATGCGAGATGGAAAGCAAGAGCAAGTGGATGCGGAAGAATTAGTTCCGGGAGATACTTTATTACTTGAATCTGGGTCATTGATTACCGCTGACGCTCGTATTGTTGAAGCCTCTCAGTTGCGCGTGGAAGAATCCGCTTTAACAGGTGAAAGTGAACCTGTGATGAAAGATCCTGAATACATAGGTGAGGATGGAGCAGCCCTTGGCGATCGAGTAAATATGTTGTACAAAGGCTCAACCGTAGTGAACGGACGCGGAAAAGCGGTTGTTACTGCGACAGGCATGCAAACCGAGATGGGGAAAATTGCAGGTCTTTTGAATAGTGATGAGACGCAAAAAACACCTCTGCAAAAACGATTAAATCACTTAGGGAAGCGTATTAGTTTAATCGCTTTAGCAGCTGCGGCTTTTGTGTTTTTTATTGGTGAAATGCAAG
It encodes the following:
- a CDS encoding betaine/proline/choline family ABC transporter ATP-binding protein (Members of the family are the ATP-binding subunit of ABC transporters for substrates such as betaine, L-proline or other amino acids, choline, carnitine, etc. The substrate specificity is best determined from the substrate-binding subunit, rather than this subunit, as it interacts with the permease subunit and not with substrate directly.) — encoded protein: MIKFDHVSKIYNGNKVAVEDVNLSFDKGEFICLIGTSGSGKTTTMRMINRMIDPTKGTITINGEDIQKKNPVELRRQIGYVIQNIGLMPHMTIRENITLVQRLLKVDKEEQNKTAEKMIDLVELPRDMLDRYPHELSGGQQQRIGVVRALAADQDVILMDEPFGALDPITRDSLQDLVKDLQERLGKTIVFVTHDMDEALKLSSRIAIMDDGKVIQFDTPENILQNPANDFVEELLGEDRLLQAKPDTTTVGEIMMNTAVSITPEKSLQNAIRLMREKRVDTLLIVDEDNILKGFVDIETIDQERRRGKASSIGDIINPNVFYVKESALVRDSLQRILKRGVKYVPVVDDAKHLVGILTRVSLVDIIYDVLWGEEETFGDAAESITSEEA
- a CDS encoding sugar-binding transcriptional regulator, which encodes MANDISTLLKVAELYYLDKMNQNDIAKIIGVSRPSISRMLEEAREKQIVKISIEAPFERNNTLMMQLKEKYDLLEVIVVKGLGDYEFDLDNVGKASADYISNVLANDRLLGISWGATVEKMVKNFLDHELENVHVVQLTGSLGPNRTVMDGNELVFRLAQKLNGRHEFFNAPAFVNSRKLQEELLAQPQIDLNISLGRKIDVAFSGIGNIETTRNTLVSSGILDNRDLNDLVAEGAVGTMIGRAFDIEGKEIQYRNQFPISSGLDSLRLAPISIGAVCSKKRATATLGAINGKLINVLICDEEVGYELLNN
- a CDS encoding ABC transporter permease; protein product: MQAFFNQYGSQMLTKSAEHLYISALALGLGILVAVPLGILLTRLPKISSFVIGVASVLQTVPSLALLALMIPIFGVGKFPAIIALFIYSLLPILRNTFIGMKNVDSNYRDVAKGMGMTNLQSIFTVELPIAVPTIMAGIRLAAVYVIAWATLASYIGAGGLGDLIFSGLNNFQPPLIIAGTVPVILMALIVDLLLGLLEDRMTPAALKEEE
- a CDS encoding ABC transporter permease gives rise to the protein MENLNTFQQFIQYYQTNGSIIFAQFVRHFLISIYGVIFAAIVGIPLGIFIARHTKLASWVIRLANVIQTIPSLAMISVLMIGMGLGVNVVILTVFLYSLLPIIKNTYTGMRQVDRNALDVGTGMGMTNWQRLYMIELPLSVSVIMAGIRNALVVAIGITAIGVFVGAGGLGDIIIRGTNATDGTAIILAGALPTALMAIMTDWLLGLVERRLDPATKTSR
- a CDS encoding osmoprotectant ABC transporter substrate-binding protein, whose protein sequence is MKKLKILALLGLSLLFLSSCSFPGLASNDNEDTIAVTGGITSEMQILGSIVAGMVEHYTDKDTTVINNLATNMINHQAMLKDDASISAARYTGTDLSSILQLPAEKDPKKAFDIVHNEFEKRFDQTWFPSYGFDNTYVFLVRKDTAEKYNLKKVSDLKRVAGELSAGVDTSWITRKGDGYEGFKQAYGFEFSSILPMQVSLVYDALAAKRMDIVLGYSTDGRIASYDLVMLEDDLRFFPPYDAAPIVSNKLLKSDPKIKDAMERLGGKISTEEMQKLNYKADNDLVEPQIVAEEFLKEHNYFEGK
- the queA gene encoding tRNA preQ1(34) S-adenosylmethionine ribosyltransferase-isomerase QueA, with protein sequence MLTTEDFDFELPEELIAQTPLEKRDSSRLLILDRETGDIEDKHFDEIIEELNPGDALVMNDTRVLPARLYGEKPETGGHLEVLLLNNTQGDEWETLIKPARRAKVGTEIVFGDGRLRAEVKKELEHGGRIVEFSYEGIFLENLESLGEMPLPPYIKERLEDPERYQTVYAKENGSAAAPTAGLHFTPELLEKIAAKGVKLVYLTLHVGLGTFRPVSVDNIAEHQMHSEFYRLTEEAAVQLNDVRDSGGKIIAVGTTSIRTLETIGTKFNGEIKADSGWTDIFITPGYEFKIVQAFSTNFHLPKSTLVMLVSAFAGREKTLAAYHHAIEERYRFFSFGDAMFVK